In Vicia villosa cultivar HV-30 ecotype Madison, WI linkage group LG7, Vvil1.0, whole genome shotgun sequence, the DNA window gaaaaagaatgcaaaaggagACGTGGAGAGAtataaagcaagattggtggcgaaAGGATATAGTCAAAGACAAGGAATTGACTATGATGAGGTATTTGCTCCCGTTGCTCGTCTTGAAACTATTAGACTGATCATTTCTTTGGCAGCCCAAAATAAATGGAagatctatcaaatggatgtgaagtcgGCCTTCTTGAATGGTTTCCTCGAAGAAGAAGTTTATATCGAGCAACCATTGGGTTATGAAGTAAAAGGGCAAGAAGAAAAAGTCTTGAAGTTGAAGAAGGCATTGTACGGTctcaagcaagcaccaagagcttgGAATGTTCGAATCGACAAGTACTTTCAAGACAAGAACTTCATCAAATGTCCATATGAGCATGCACTTTATATCAAAGCGCAAAGTGGAGATATTTTGATTGTGTGCTTGTATGTAGATGACTTGATTTTCACAGGGAACAATCCGAGCATGTTTGAAGAGTTCAAGAAAGACATGGCAAATGAATTTGAGATGACAGATTTGGGGCTCATGGCATATTATCTTGGCATCGAAGTAAAGCAAGGAGACAAAGGAATTTTCATCACCCAAGAAGGTTATGCCAAAGAAGTACTTAAGAAATTCAAGATGGATGACGCCAATCCAGTTGGCACCCCGATGGAATGTGGAAGCAAGCTGAGCAAGCATGAAAATGGAGACATCGTGGATCCAACTCTTTACAaaagtttggttggaagtttACGTTACTTGACATGTACAAGGCCGGATATTCTCTATGCCGTAGGAGTCGTAAGTCGCTACATGGAAGCTCCAACAACAACTCACTTCAAGGCGGCAAAGAGAATTCTTCGATACATCAAAGGTACAACAAACTTTGGCTTGCACTATTACTCTTCTAACAATTATGACATTGTTGGTTATAGTGATAGCGATTTGAGTGGAGACTTGGATGATAGAAAGAGCACTACTGGTTTTGTGTTCTTTATGGGAGATACTGCTTTCACTTGGATGTCAAAGAAGCAACCTATAGTCACATTATCAACTTGTGAAGCCGAGTATGTCGCTGCCACATCATGTGTTTGTCATGCAGTTTGGCTAAGGAACTTGTTGAAGGAGTTAAAGATGCCACAAAAAGATCCTATGGAAATATGTGTTGACAATAAATCAGCACTTGCTTTAGCAAAGAATCCCGTATTCCATGAAAGAAGTAAGCACATCGACACACGTTACCACTTCATAAGAGAATGCATTGAGAGAAAAGAGGTGAAGTTGAAGTATGTGATGTCTCAAGATCAAGCTGCCGACATTCTCACCAAGCCACTCAAGTTGGAAACTTTCGTGAAGCTAAGGAGTATGCTTGGAGTCACAAATCAAGTTTAAGGGGGGATGTtgaaatataaacttgatttgggcCTAATTATTAGTGGTATTCTTGGGCTTAGTTATTTTGGGCTTAAATAATTTTGGATAAAGTTTCTAGAGAATTCTTGTATTATTTGGAGAGTCTAGATATTTCTTAATATTGTAATattctctagaatactctttGAATTTCTAGGATAGAGAACTCTCTAGAATTAGTGAGTCTAGAGTTCTCCTTAGAgtactataaatagagatgtaatcCTACACATTTGTATCAAGCAAAATACAAAGTTCTCTCTTCCATAAAGAATTCTCCTACCTATCAAGTTTTTATTCAAGCCTCCAGTATTTCTAAACACTTGTCCTACACATAAAAACAACCTTAGTTCCAACATAAGTTTCGTCGAGTACTTTACAAAGGGTATATTTCCGAACTATTTGTACCATATCAAGATCCAACTGAAGAATTTTACTTTAAAACCTTCTTTGATTCTGGAGAGTACGGGTTTGGTCAATCAACTGTGTCTTTGATCCCTAACCGTGATTGTCCACCACATGCTCAGTTCATTGATACACACATTCACTCAGCTGATGGTACCCCAGTTTTGTTGAAGAATGCAATTTGTGTTTTCGAACAATATGGAAATATCATGTGGCGTCACACAGAGACTGGTATTCCTAAAGAATACGTAAGGGAATCTTTTCGACAAGTTCAACTAAATAATTTTGTGATTTAATTAACCTATTAGTATAAATATAATCCTTGTACAACATTTGACAGATCGAAGAATCTAGAACAGAAGTCAACTTAATAGTAAGAACCATTGCGACTGTGGGCAATTATGACAATGTTATAGATTGGGAGTTCAAAGCAAGTGGCTCAATCAAGCCAGCGGTAAGTAAGCATGTGATGTGACTGTTATGTATTTTTGGACTAAAGTAATcttgattaattttttaatatatgcttttatttatgtatatttatGTATACACTATATAGATAGGTTTGTCAGGTATACTTGAAATTAAGGGAACAGATATTAAGCACAAAGATGAGATTAAAGATATACATGGTAAACTGGTGTCAGCAAACAGCATTGGAATTTACCATGACCATTTCTATATTTACTATCTTGATTTTGATATCGACGGTGTAAACAACTCGTTTGAGAAGACGAGTTTAAAGACGGTAAGAATCACAGATGGAAGTTCGAAGAGAAAGAGTTATTGGACAACTGAGACTCAAACTGCGAAGACTGAATCAGATGCAAAAATCACAATTGGACTTGCACCAACTGAGCTTGCAATTGTGAACCCTAACATAAAAACTGCAGTTGGAAACGAAGTGGGTTACCGTTTGGTTCCAGCAATTCCAGCTCATCCGCTTTTAACAGAAGATGATTATCCACAGATACGCGGTGCGTTTACAAATTTTAATGTTTGGGTTACTCCATATAACAAAACTGAGAAATGGGCTGGTGGACTTTATGTTGATCATAGTCGTGGTGATGATACCTTGGATGTTTGGACCAAAAAGTATGATTAATTTGTGATATGCAATTAATTGACCATAATTTGTTGGTTATGATTCTGATAATTAATTTGAGTTGTGAAAATGTACATTTGCAGGAATAGAGATATTGAGAATAAGGACATTGTGATGTGGCATGTAGTTGGAATTCATCATGTTCCATCACAGGAAGATTTTCCAATAATGCCATTATTGAGCACTTCATTTGAGCTGAGACCAACTAATTTCTTTGAGAGGAATCCAGTTCTTAAAACACTTTCTCCAAGAGATGTTGCATGGCCTGGTTGCCCCAAGTGAAACTAACTAGTGTGTATGTGCGCAATTGATTTACATTGGTGGTTGAACCATGAATaaatgttgtttgtttgtatgtttCATGTGGAAGAATAATGTATGGGTTTCAACTGTTTTTATATGAATGAGAATGAGATGATCCCTTTGTTTGGTAATTTGACTTTCAAGTTATTTAACAAATTGAAGAATTAAAAGAGAGATCTACGTAATTTAGATTCATGTAAAAGAGAGTGAGATCATTATATATTTAGAGAAGTCATAACAAACTAACTAATCATAAAAGCTAGGTTGTGACAATTTTCTTGTGTTGTAAGTCACACTTGCAATATTTTAAGATTATCACTAACAACTAAGTATAAAATTGAATTATACTTCTAATACCTTTCTAATTCATATTTTCTAAGCTCCTCATTTCCATTAATCTTTAGAGACTTTTAAATCTTGCTTGTTTCTTTTAAATCTTGCTTGTTTCAAGAGTTTGGCTAGAATATCCATTAGTTGTAATTCAGTCTTTCAATATTTGATCTTCAACCATTCTTTGTCAACATGATCCCTTAGGAAATGATACCTCATCTTTATTTGTTTTCTCCAATCATGGCGCATTAGATGGTTTTCTAGATCAATTTGTGTATTTAACGTCAATTAACAATCTTCATAATGTTAATTACATTCAACTCTTCAAGTAACATTTCTAACTGTTGATCTCTATGTTTGCGATTATCTGCAACCATTAAGATGATTGTGATGGTTTTGTTGATGACAAGATGATGCCACACACTTTGGTTTCGATGATGACAATGTTACATGTCCAACGATGTGAAGTGAAGTCTTCATCTATCAAGAAGAAGCTTTGACCAAGATGTTCTATCAAGATTAATTAAGATGTTTTGTGAGATCAAGATGTAAAGTCAAGGACAACACCTAAGGTCAAACGACATTTAGTGAAGTCTCTGATAATCTACTTTTAATCTACCATTGATTTTATTGTATATCAAAAAAGTCATGTGAAGCCTCGTCAAGTTAGAAGATTTAAGTCCAAGATGAAGTGTTGAATATCTGATGAATCAAACAAGAGACCTCGAAGCTTCAAGGTTGTAAAAGAGAGTGTTAGCTGAAGTTTTCAACAATATGTtatcaataaagaaaagaaaatatcttTGATGTTATGAGTTTTTCGACAAAATAGAATGTCTACTGAAATCCCTTTGAAGTCACTCTTTGTAAAGATGAGGTGTTGAACATGGACTTAAAAATATTTGTTAAGTTTTATATTTGATCGACGGAAAGGAGTATCATTCGACAGGGAAGTTGAGTTTTAATGAAGAAATAGCTGACTTTCATCCTTATCCGTTTTATCAGAAGAAGcgtggtgtaacaccccatttctatgtgacatttatattaaaatcaTAGTGATAAACTTTCAACCAAACATGGGATATCACATTTTACACTTGAAATAAACGACATATAAATTCGTCATAATTGATACATAACACATACAATCGAGAAGAACACATAACAACTATTTAGTCCTTAAAATAAATCAACTTTAATAAATAACCACGCTGCGGATTCACAACTTAAACTTCAAATAAATTATAGCATCTTGCTCAACAACTTCTCAAAATGaaaactgaaattcaaaataacaataaaatcaaaacatgcgttcacccccccccccccccccccgagtgctacgtatcagagcggcGACACCAACTAAACTATTAGGCATCAGCTATTCTTcctgattacctgcacgttaccaacagagggtaacattcaaacagaaggggtgagatatcgaataaTATAAACAAGTGCATAATAATTGATATATTAGATAAGAATCATACAATGTCGCTACTttttaacaacaacaaaacgACAATCAACAAACAACATAATAAAACGACAACTTCAAAATGCAACTCAAATacgactcaactgtgcatatgcatgtggtaccattggagcagaactcccaacttaaaaatcTGTCAGTTTAtcgaggcatcaacaaggcataggCCTTCAACTTTATATTTTGCCAACTCAGGCCAATGTGGTGAGCATTAGCTCCAACTTAGAAAAATGCAACGTATCCGACTAGTATGAATGACATACAACAACAGCAAAACAACTCAGACAACATAGCAACTTTCAACGTTGGCTATTAAGCCTCCAACTTAAACATATCCATAATTTGGAACAAATACAACTTATTCAACTGTACCTGCAAATCCATGCATTCCAcataatttcaacaaaataaaccAACCATAATTACCTACTAATATATACGAACTACCCCGACAAATTTCGGtcaattccggacaactaattttaCCGCTTAATTAACTAATTCGACTAATCGGTACTGTTTTTATATACTGTTATTACTACTAACAGATCATACTGTTCCTGCCAAATTAGATCAACTGATAAAATTTAACTCCTGCTGTTAAAACTCAAACTATCATCTAATCTGCAACTATGCTAAATTTCAGTTTCTACTAAATACCAGATTATTATCAATTGTTCAACTCTGTTTACTCTTATACCGGTTTTCTACCAAAATTACTATCTTTGCCATATTAggatttactccaagagtaagttatcaacacttactcctcatcttgaccattaattcttctcaatctaaagGTTAAAACTAATGAGTATtgattttctctctccatatttaattactcattaattttaaccatttgattgaaaaattaatggttaagatgtggagtaagtgttgataacttactcttggagtaaatataaccccctctctctctctctctctctctctctctctctctctctctctctctctctctctctctctctctctctctctctctctctctctctctctctctctctatatatatatatatatatatatatatatatatatatatatatatatatatatatatatatatatatatatatatatatatatatatatatatatatatatatatcattactAATTTGCTAATATGCGCCCACCATACAACCAAATTATAAAAcccataaaaaacaaaattacaagGCTGGGGCGCCCATCCCACTATAAGGGCCCCTCACCCCACTTCTACCATTGTATGGGGCGCTCACCCCACTTAGGTGTGGCCCACGCCTCTTTACTATTTTTTGTCTTCAATTTCTTCTTCTGCACATTCTACCTAGATTCCCACTATTTTTTCCAGTTTCGATTCAGGCACATCATTAAACAATCCAACACAGTCATACATTATGCTATTATTAAATTCCAAAGCAACACAATATCAACGACAACAACACACATAATTTTATTCGGCACGATTTCATCAATATTAGTCAGAATTTATTAGAATCAAGAACACTACAATTCAACATATCACAGTTAAAACTCATAAAATCCCAATCCCACATACCAATTGTCATATTCCCGGTTATAAAatttgaaccccacccttacatTGGATTGAAGGTAGCTCGAATTTTCCGATCGAATTTCTGAAACTTGGCTTTGACAGCAAGCTCTCCTAATCTCCTTTCTCTAACCTTGGTGCTTCCAAACCCTTGTTTCTGCTACCTAGTGTCTACGTGACCTAATTGCTTTTGGTTTTTTTTGCTGACCATATCCCATGAATCACGTTCTAATCACTTAATAAAATAATGGGTCTACTAATAGTCTTAATGGGACTACTATACGATACCCCCAATTTTGCTATTTCTCACATACAACTTAGtccaactaaattaattaatattctactaaaactaatattatttctaatattaatttcTCCCGGCTAAATCGAACATTTACCCGATCATCAACTTAATAGCTCTAATCGACCTATTAATCCATtttacgcctcttataataacACCGATAATTCccaacttcgactaattccaataaCTAAATCCTTAATACTTTATTTAAATGATTAATGAATTTTCAGGCGTTACACGTGGAGCTTTAAGGCGAAGGGAAGGTATGTCGAGCAAAACGTGGCATACTCTGAACATAGGATCATTGAAAACGATTATATTTGATTTAGTATATATAGGAATCTTAGCGTTAGGATTCATGTGTTCATCTATTTGTACAACTCTCACTTGAAACTCAAAGTATCAGCGTG includes these proteins:
- the LOC131616588 gene encoding primary amine oxidase-like; the encoded protein is MWRHTETGIPKEYIEESRTEVNLIVRTIATVGNYDNVIDWEFKASGSIKPAIGLSGILEIKGTDIKHKDEIKDIHGKLVSANSIGIYHDHFYIYYLDFDIDGVNNSFEKTSLKTVRITDGSSKRKSYWTTETQTAKTESDAKITIGLAPTELAIVNPNIKTAVGNEVGYRLVPAIPAHPLLTEDDYPQIRGAFTNFNVWVTPYNKTEKWAGGLYVDHSRGDDTLDVWTKKNRDIENKDIVMWHVVGIHHVPSQEDFPIMPLLSTSFELRPTNFFERNPVLKTLSPRDVAWPGCPK